In Helicoverpa armigera isolate CAAS_96S chromosome 22, ASM3070526v1, whole genome shotgun sequence, the genomic stretch GAAATCTCCAAATTTATTTAGTCTTGCAAAGGAATTTATTACCTGCTTATGTTGTTCCTGAAGGAAGGTAGCTTTTATCTATGTAATGTTGTATGTAAACTAatgctatgtaaataaatgaaaaacctGTGTTAGCAGATCCCAAGCTAAGAGTTAACCTTTTGAACAAATTGTCCATAAATCAGTTGTAATTCCATTATAGtgtgctttttttttatttaaacagtaTATTAAGAAGTATGTGTCGTGAATTTAATATCAACTGAAGATGAAGATTCTTTAAGGGTTGCCCAACAAGAGAAAGTGATCATGACCTTTGATTGCAATACAACATCATATGATTGATCCCCAGGACACAAGACTAtacttatgtttaattttactACATGTCAATGTTACTTGGTAACTTACTGTGTGCTGAACAGTTCAGTGcgaactttaaaaatatatttttttcgaatttatttatgttttatttactaatattaatgtaggtattttaaaaggaagtatgaaataaaacataaaagttatgtaaaatatatttcattagtcAGTGAATGCATAAACATCATCAGTCACAAGTTTTTCCTCCTTAGTTTGttgttcagaaataaatatCCTTACTTTCTGAACTGATGTCAATTTGCTATCAGTCTTTACATGTGATGGTTTTATCGGGCTTGGTTCAGTCCTTATTCTTTTAGGGCCTGCTGGTCCTGTAGTTTCAGATTGTCCTAAATACATTTCTAAATTACCTGAAACaagtaattgttttatattgtttggccacatattttaggtatgtattcttttgttttttttttttaagttaggttAGTACAGACAAAAACTCTAAATCTCTCaccatttattttcttaatacaaTCTTCAACATAGGAACTTCTGTTACTATCTTTACTCATAGTAGGCTCCACTGCTATTGTGTAGCCTGGACCGTACCGTGGCCAGTGAGTATGGTCTGGTATTTGATCATCCAAGTCTACTCCAGCTACAAGAGCTGTTATAGACACCCACAATCGTGCCGCATTTGCATGATTGTATCCACCTGAACAAGCAAACCATTGATCATCAATATAGTTCTGTAAAAAACTCACAATCTCTCAACTCAACTCTTTACCATGCATACCATACTCATTCCATGGTTAAAAAAAGTAAGATTTTACCTCCACCTAACAGTAAGGTAGGTTTTCTTTTGTCAAGCACAAGCTTCAAACAATAACAGTAGCTGCGTGTAGTGAGATTGGCGCCACCGTTCGGATCCCGCGCACATGCGTCTGCTCCACACTGAACCACAATGGCGTCAGGATTGAAATAGTCATATACTGAGTTAAATACTCTAAAAAATAAGATAGTTTGTTAGTATAATTGTCtggtatatttttagataaatactGCATAATGTCAATAGCATACTTCTCAAAAGCGTACTCCATTGTATCATCACAATATGAAGCATGCAAAGGAAAGTTACATGAGTATCCTGTCCCATTGTCTTTGCCAATTTCATCAATGTTGCCAGTCCCAGGGTAAAATCCTGGTTCAAACTTGTGGAAAGAGAGAGTAAATACAGATTTAGACTGGCTGTATGCATCTTGTACGCCATTTCCTAAAAGCATTTGGTAAATGAAGGATAACCAAGAAAATCAAGCTGgagattacaaaattaaatatataccatGATGCACATCCAAATCAATGTATAATACTTTAGGAAACTTTTTCCTTAATTGCTCAATAGCTATTACAATGTCATTAACATAACAGAAGCCTTCAGCCCGGGacctgaaaaatacaaacaaaaatttagTTTGAACAACATCTAAATACACACTTGCATATAGGTATGaacattctttattttgtttttgtaccaGATAGCCTTTTATCATATATCCAAAAATTGTTGCAAGGTAACTGATTATTGTATAAATAGCCTTTGTCCTTTCTTAGGCTTTAGTTAGAGTCTAAGGTTTAGACTATCTCTGTgccacttttatttaaattacttcaGTAAAAGTGTGTACAAATTCTGAAGTAAATGTGTGACAGACACTAGTTACATTCACATCCATCATATTATTAGGGATAATCATTTGATTTTACCTGTGTGCATGATGCCAACCACCGCACCAGTTGATTGCAACATTAGTCATCCCAAGCAGCAGGCACCTGGCTGCAGTTAAAGAGCCACCAGCAATGGTTGACACCAATCCGAACATATCAGAGACAGGAGGACAATCATatcctataaaaaatatttgtgaagaattttcataaattcccatatttttt encodes the following:
- the LOC110370940 gene encoding histone deacetylase 8, producing MSGKSPCYVWDEKLIEECDRLPAVEKRATMVHDLIKAYNLHKRLTVVRSVPATYKDMKEFHSEQYLDHLKKFIEVDDDYMSNTQDEEYGIGYDCPPVSDMFGLVSTIAGGSLTAARCLLLGMTNVAINWCGGWHHAHRSRAEGFCYVNDIVIAIEQLRKKFPKVLYIDLDVHHGNGVQDAYSQSKSVFTLSFHKFEPGFYPGTGNIDEIGKDNGTGYSCNFPLHASYCDDTMEYAFEKVFNSVYDYFNPDAIVVQCGADACARDPNGGANLTTRSYCYCLKLVLDKRKPTLLLGGGGYNHANAARLWVSITALVAGVDLDDQIPDHTHWPRYGPGYTIAVEPTMSKDSNRSSYVEDCIKKINGNLEMYLGQSETTGPAGPKRIRTEPSPIKPSHVKTDSKLTSVQKVRIFISEQQTKEEKLVTDDVYAFTD